A genomic segment from Chanos chanos chromosome 2, fChaCha1.1, whole genome shotgun sequence encodes:
- the aprt gene encoding adenine phosphoribosyltransferase produces MAESTKAEKLELINKRIRAFPDFPVKGILFRDICPILKDPKALTAVIDLFEEHVRQTCPQIELIVGLDARGFLFGPLLAQRLGIGFVLVRKKGKLPGPTVSVSYALEYGKAEAEIQEDAVSPGQKVLIVDDLLATGGTLGAACDLMKKQQAEVVGCLVVIEMTELKGVERLKPYPVFSLVHF; encoded by the exons ATGGCAGAGAGCACCAAAGCTGAGAAATTGGAGCTCATTAACAAGCGAATACGAGCCTTTCCGGATTTTCCTGTTAAAGGAATATTATTCAG AGATATCTGCCCCATACTAAAAGATCCCAAAGCTCTGACCGCTGTGATTGATCTGTTTGAAGAACACGTTAGGCAAACGTGTCCTCAAATTGAACTCATCGTAG GCCTTGATGCTCGTGGTTTCCTCTTTGGGCCCCTCTTAGCACAGAGGCTGGGAATAGGATTTGTGCTGGTCCGGAAGAAAGGGAAACTCCCTGGCcctactgtgtctgtgtcctatGCTCTTGAGTATGGGAAG GCCGAGGCTGAAATTCAAGAGGATGCAGTGTCTCCAGGACAGAAAGTCTTAATTGTTGATGACTTACTAGCCACTGGTG GGACCTTGGGTGCAGCCTGTGACCTGATGAAGAAACAGCAGGCAGAAGTAGTGGGTTGTTTGGTGGTAATTGAGATGACTGAACTAAAGGGGGTGGAAAGGTTGAAGCCATACCCTGTCTTCTCACTGGTTCACTTCTGA
- the cdt1 gene encoding DNA replication factor Cdt1, which translates to MAQARVTDYFAQSKKGGIDRALRAKGSKHGATVDIVSETSVVKTRKLRTSRSSNKTQGPKSSSSTISTTSIHEEFLRVINEAASVDSVETDLPDPDKPSVIASPRTPKRTSTEAEFDLGSVLFSSTTEQHSTAKKRLRVGQAQEGKTEVKVNPEVKTQKKTARKKLVLFRDGEHEQASEHVPKAPLQLHSPPRVDNESKIHVNHNADSSPVSKEGSHSSPKQATMTKKTFSRDDVAALKSRLKKLKGQSELVTSPTPVPDSTLAELKARLDCARELSDRAQQRKKEGKLEEKPKTTDAQTQPETEEGEKLPAYQRYHSLAQDVPPGLTLPYKYKVLAEMFRSMDTIVGMLFNRSETVTFAKVKQGVQDMMHKRFEENHIGQIKTVYPMAYVFRQEKNIPTFNATVKKSSYQLTVEPVIDEENSTTRPVLSASRMLERRRVFHQNLVSVVKEHHKVFLASLSPPVVVPEDKLTRWHPRFNVDEVPSIQPSELPQPPHTEKLSTAQEVLDKARALMTPKMEKALANMALKTAEASCSKEVETPSKPVTSAQTPSALKGVSQSLLERIRAKEAQKHQAVMTRNPQQEERLAMMSRLPEMARILRNVFVAEKKPALIMEVVCNRMIASYRSPLSTGEMEKHLRLLAELTPGWLTIHPIRKDLYLKLNKTTDLNTVLEKLDQKAKAEEKL; encoded by the exons ATGGCTCAGGCTCGGGTCACTGATTACTTTGCGCAAAGTAAGAAAGGTGGTATTGACCGAGCGTTAAGAGCTAAGGGTTCAAAACACGGCGCAACTGTGGATATTGTGTCTGAGACCAGCGTAGTCAAAACGAGAAAACTGCGTACAAGTCGATCTTCAAACAAGACACAAGGGCCGAAGAGTTCCAGCTCTACAATATCCACCACTTCAATTCATGAAGAATTCCTTAGGGTAATCAACGAGGCTGCATCGGTCGATAGTGTGGAGACAGACCTGCCGGACCCTGATAAGCCTTCGGTGATTGCGAGTCCTCGGACCCCAAAGAGGACCTCGACTGAAGCCGAATTTGATTTAGGTTCGGTGTTATTTTCTTCCACCACTGAGCAACATAGTACTGCCAAAAAACGTCTGCGGGTCGGACAGGCCCAAGAAGGTAAAACTGAGGTCAAGGTTAACCCTGAGGTTAAAACTCAGAAAAAAACGGCAAGAAAGAAGCTTGTCCTCTTCAGAGACGGGGAACACGAACAG GCATCTGAACATGTGCCTAAGGCTCCTCTGCAGTTACACAGCCCACCTCGGGTTGATAACGAGTCAAAAATCCACGTTAATCACAATGCAGACAGTTCACCCGTCAGTAAAGAGGGAAGCCACAGCAGTCCCAAACAAGCAACCATGACTAAG AAAACCTTTTCTAGAGATGATGTGGCTGCACTGAAATCTCGTCTCAAGAAACTCAAAGGACAGTCTGAACTTGTGACATCTCCTACCCCTGTCCCTGACTCCACTCTCGCTGAGCTGAAAGCTAGACTTGACTGTGCTCGGGAACTCTCAGACAGAGctcagcagaggaaaaaagaggggaaactTGAAGAGAAGCCTAAAaccacagatgcacagacacaaccagagacagaggaggg AGAGAAACTCCCAGCCTACCAGCGTTACCATAGTCTTGCTCAGGATGTACCCCCTGGCCTCACTCTGCCCTACAAGTACAAGGTGCTGGCGGAGATGTTTCGCAGTATGGACACCATTGTAGGCATGCTCTTCAACCGATCTGAGACTGTCACCTTCGCCAAAGTCAAGCAAGGGGTACAGGACATGATGCATAA ACGCTTTGAAGAAAATCACATTGGCCAAATTAAGACGGTCTATCCCATGGCTTACGTGttcaggcaagaaaaaaacatcccCACTTTCAATGCCACAGTAAAGAAGTCCAGCTACCAGCTCACTGTGGAGCCAGTCATTGATGAAG AGAACAGTACCACTCGCCCAGTATTGTCAGCCTCTCGAATGTTGGAGAGAAGACGTGTATTCCACCAAAACCTAGTTAGCGTAGTCAAGGAGCACCACAAG GTGTTTCTGGCTTCTCTGAGCCCTCCTGTTGTTGTGCCTGAAGACAAGCTTACTCGCTGGCATCCTCGTTTCAATGTGGATGAAGTGCCCAGTATTCAGCCCAGTGAGCTACCCCAgcccccacacacagagaaactgagcaCCGCCCAGGAGGTGCTGGACAAAGCTCGTGCACTCATGACTCCCAAG ATGGAGAAGGCTTTAGCCAATATGGCCCTTAAGACTGCAGAGGCTTCTTGTTCCAAAGAAGTAGAGACCCCCTCAAAACCTGTTACCTCTGCCCAAACACCAAGTGCCCTCAAAGGAGTGTCCCAGTCTCTGCTGGAGAGG atccGAGCCAAAGAGGCACAGAAACATCAAGCTGTCATGACACGTAACCCACAGCAGGAGGAGCGCCTGGCCATGATGTCACGCCTACCTGAGATGGCAAGGATCCTTCgcaatgtttttgttgctgAGAAGAAACCAGCCTTAATTATGGAAGTGGTCTGCAACCGCATGATTGCCAGCTATCGTTCCCCCCTCAGTACTG gagaaatggagaaacaTCTTCGTCTCCTGGCGGAATTAACACCTGGGTGGTTGACTATTCACCCAATCAGGAAGGACCTTTATCTCAAACTGAACAAGACAACTGATTTGAACACAGTGCTGGAGAAGCTGGACCAAAAGGCTAAAGCAGAGGAGAAACTCTGA